In the Vigna radiata var. radiata cultivar VC1973A unplaced genomic scaffold, Vradiata_ver6 scaffold_223, whole genome shotgun sequence genome, one interval contains:
- the LOC106753330 gene encoding ARM REPEAT PROTEIN INTERACTING WITH ABF2, translated as MMGNPNPNPSPNPAPEKEKRLQEELLGPILLGDRVIKLAQEVESSKVDCTELARKVQVVCDNLRSVVRVVSGTQCVNERPIRRIVGEVFKNLERTLAFVRKCKKHGGVLRQVFSMTTTADFRKVWNLLESSNGDLVWLLTILDSKEGTNVSLPPIASNDPILAWVWTFTYTLQLGQPKDRAEAATELGSLARGNERTKFIILEEGGVPPLLKLLKEASSPDAQVAAANALVNVTTNQERVVSYVVESHAAPTIVQVLGDSPMSVRVSVANLVSAMAEQHELAREEFVRANVTRPLVSLLSMDTVLADPMAGRASIHSLVLNLSNVGETNSDGSSRGSSHHRREREVESPELRNEVKISCAKALWKLSKGCLSSCKKITETKGLLCLAKIIESESGELQLNCLMAVMEIAAVAESNADLRRVAFKRTAPAAKAVLDQLLRVVQEEGNPALVIPAIKAIGSLARNFSGKIPQVLGPLVAQLGSRDVDVASEAAIALGKFVSPDNYNCVDHSKAILELDGVPKLMSLLLINDRQQVHGLKLLCYLALNVGNSKVLEQERALNTLERYARLVQTQYPDLKDLHAKAIHHLTLYQPGAQLHRQPLGL; from the coding sequence ATGATGGGCAATCCTAACCCTAATCCTAGCCCTAATCCTGCTCCGGAAAAGGAAAAGAGGCTCCAAGAAGAGCTGTTGGGTCCCATCTTACTGGGAGACCGCGTCATAAAACTGGCTCAGGAGGTCGAGTCGTCCAAGGTGGACTGCACGGAGCTGGCTCGGAAGGTGCAGGTGGTGTGCGACAACCTGCGCTCCGTCGTGCGTGTGGTTTCGGGGACGCAGTGCGTGAACGAGCGCCCCATACGCCGCATCGTCGGCGAGGTCTTCAAAAACCTAGAGCGCACTTTAGCGTTCGTGCGCAAATGCAAGAAACACGGTGGCGTCCTCCGCCAGGTCTTCTCCATGACCACGACTGCCGACTTCCGCAAGGTCTGGAACCTTCTGGAATCTTCGAACGGCGACTTGGTGTGGCTCCTCACCATCTTGGACTCGAAGGAGGGCACCAATGTCTCCCTCCCCCCCATCGCCAGCAACGACCCCATCCTTGCATGGGTCTGGACCTTCACCTACACTCTTCAATTGGGTCAGCCCAAGGACCGCGCTGAAGCCGCCACTGAACTTGGCTCCCTCGCCAGAGGCAACGAGCGTACAAAATTCATcatcttggaggaaggtggagTGCCCCCTCTCCTCAAGCTTCTCAAGGAAGCTTCTTCCCCTGATGCTCAGGTTGCTGCTGCCAATGCTCTTGTCAACGTTACTACTAATCAAGAGAGGGTCGTTAGCTACGTCGTAGAGTCCCATGCCGCCCCCACTATTGTTCAGGTCCTTGGTGACTCCCCTATGAGTGTTCGTGTCTCTGTTGCCAATTTGGTCTCAGCTATGGCTGAGCAACATGAACTTGCTCGCGAGGAGTTCGTGAGGGCCAATGTGACTAGACCCCTCGTGTCGTTGTTGTCCATGGATACTGTCCTTGCTGACCCCATGGCCGGTCGTGCTAGTATCCATTCGCTTGTTCTGAATTTGTCCAACGTTGGGGAGACCAATTCGGATGGGAGTAGCCGTGGCTCCAGCCACCATCGGAGGGAAAGAGAGGTTGAGAGCCCGGAGTTGAGGAATGAGGTCAAAATCAGTTGTGCTAAGGCTCTCTGGAAACTCTCCAAAGGGTGTCTTTCAAGTTGCAAGAAGATTACCGAGACTAAAGGTTTGCTTTGTCTTGCTAAGATTATTGAGTCTGAGAGTGGGGAATTGCAACTTAATTGTCTTATGGCTGTCATGGAGATTGCTGCTGTGGCAGAGTCCAATGCTGATCTTAGAAGAGTTGCTTTTAAGCGAACTGCGCCTGCGGCAAAGGCGGTACTGGATCAGCTTTTGAGGGTGGTTCAGGAAGAGGGTAATCCGGCACTGGTGATTCCTGCCATTAAGGCAATTGGCTCCTTGGCCAGAAACTTCTCTGGAAAGATTCCGCAAGTTCTTGGTCCTTTAGTTGCTCAGCTTGGTAGCAGAGATGTTGACGTAGCCAGTGAGGCTGCCATTGCATTGGGAAAGTTTGTCAGCCCGGACAACTACAATTGTGTTGACCATTCTAAAGCAATACTTGAGCTTGATGGGGTTCCGAAGCTAATGAGCCTGCTGCTGATAAATGATCGCCAACAAGTTCATGGCCTGAAATTACTTTGTTACCTTGCCTTAAATGTAGGTAACAGTAAGGTCCTCGAGCAAGAACGTGCCTTGAATACCTTAGAGAGGTATGCTCGTCTTGTTCAAACACAATATCCTGATTTGAAGGACCTGCACGCTAAGGCTATACACCACCTCACTCTTTATCAGCCAGGAGCTCAATTGCACAGACAGCCCTTGGGGCTGTAA